One genomic region from Bacillus sp. SLBN-46 encodes:
- a CDS encoding YrhC family protein has translation MKQQARRLYEKMVDFKRFATILLAVGVFFYLGVIIPSDTKSEMDVNIMVLSSMSFLALSILFFIQSKQCQMKLSETEEGQDYLMKK, from the coding sequence GTGAAGCAACAAGCGAGAAGACTTTATGAAAAAATGGTTGATTTTAAACGTTTTGCCACGATCTTATTGGCTGTTGGTGTATTTTTCTATTTAGGTGTAATTATTCCATCCGATACGAAAAGCGAGATGGATGTTAACATAATGGTTCTATCCTCAATGTCTTTCCTAGCTTTATCCATTTTGTTTTTTATTCAATCCAAACAATGCCAAATGAAGCTGTCAGAGACAGAAGAAGGACAGGATTATTTAATGAAAAAATAA
- a CDS encoding YrzI family small protein — protein MTLNILFLTITINKRRMSLEEAAHQEMVDKLYEKNRDRQVSMHRFM, from the coding sequence ATGACCCTTAATATTTTATTTTTAACCATAACTATTAACAAACGTCGAATGAGCCTCGAAGAAGCTGCTCATCAAGAAATGGTTGATAAGCTTTATGAGAAAAACAGAGATCGTCAGGTTTCCATGCACCGTTTTATGTAA
- a CDS encoding M3 family oligoendopeptidase — protein MTAITYSDVWNLDVFFKGGSDSLEFANHLNLTATLIDSFQTKVNNWTPFNSQEDQTYLKELLEDFEHAAKKLRQAGAFVSCLQAQNTDDKKAYALDSKVTSLSAAFQTALTTFDSLLSSFNDEAWTELLKDNQLQVLSFVLTERRNRAKEKLSKEEEALISALGVDGYHSWGQLYDLIVGKIKVPFQENGEEKLLSVGQAFNKFSSPDRNVRETTFRNWEKAWGEQADFLAKTLNHLSGFRLSVYQKRGWEDVLKEPLSINRMEKETLETMWAVISDNKQKLVTYLERKAALLGVNKLSWYDLDAPFGKTESKVSYQEGAEFIEQNFALFGEKMASFARKAFEEQWIEGEDRPGKAPGGFCTFFPESDQSRIFMTYSGTPSNVSTLAHELGHGFHTFAMKGVHHLNRNYAMNVAETASTFAEMIVADAAVKNAKDEEEKLVLLDDKVQRTVALLMNIHARFLFETSFYEERKQGPVNAERLNELMLAAQKEAYCDALEEYHPLFWASKLHFFITGVPFYNFPYTFGYLFSLGIYAQALEEGKGYEENYIALLRDTASMSVEDLAQKHLHVDLTKKDFWEKAVHICLDDIDEFLKLTEK, from the coding sequence ATGACAGCGATTACATATTCAGATGTTTGGAACCTTGATGTGTTCTTTAAGGGCGGAAGCGATTCATTAGAATTCGCAAACCATTTAAATCTTACAGCAACCTTAATAGATAGTTTCCAAACAAAAGTAAACAACTGGACTCCGTTCAATTCACAAGAGGATCAAACATACTTAAAAGAATTACTTGAGGATTTTGAGCATGCTGCCAAAAAACTACGTCAAGCAGGAGCATTTGTTAGTTGTTTGCAAGCACAAAACACAGATGATAAAAAAGCCTATGCTCTTGATTCGAAGGTTACCAGTTTAAGCGCAGCTTTCCAAACGGCTCTTACTACCTTTGACAGCCTATTATCCTCATTTAATGATGAGGCTTGGACAGAGTTATTAAAGGATAATCAGTTACAGGTTCTTTCCTTTGTTTTAACAGAAAGACGTAATCGAGCAAAAGAAAAGCTTTCTAAAGAAGAAGAAGCATTAATCAGCGCACTTGGTGTAGATGGCTATCATAGTTGGGGGCAATTATACGATTTAATTGTTGGCAAAATAAAAGTACCTTTTCAAGAAAACGGCGAGGAAAAGCTCCTATCTGTCGGTCAGGCATTTAATAAATTCTCAAGCCCCGACCGAAACGTACGAGAGACTACTTTCAGAAACTGGGAGAAGGCATGGGGAGAACAGGCAGACTTTCTTGCCAAAACCCTCAATCATCTTTCTGGTTTCCGTCTTAGTGTGTATCAAAAAAGAGGCTGGGAAGATGTATTAAAAGAACCTCTTAGCATTAATCGTATGGAAAAAGAGACACTTGAAACGATGTGGGCAGTCATATCCGACAATAAACAAAAGCTTGTTACGTATTTAGAGAGAAAAGCAGCACTCCTTGGGGTAAATAAATTAAGTTGGTATGATTTAGATGCTCCATTTGGCAAAACAGAATCAAAGGTTTCCTATCAAGAAGGAGCCGAGTTTATCGAACAAAACTTTGCTCTATTCGGTGAAAAAATGGCTTCGTTTGCTCGTAAAGCCTTTGAAGAGCAATGGATTGAAGGAGAAGATCGACCTGGTAAAGCTCCTGGTGGCTTCTGTACTTTCTTTCCTGAAAGCGACCAATCTCGTATCTTTATGACCTACTCTGGAACACCATCAAACGTTTCAACTTTGGCGCATGAGCTTGGTCATGGTTTCCACACATTTGCGATGAAGGGGGTTCATCATCTCAACCGTAATTATGCCATGAACGTGGCAGAAACGGCCTCTACCTTCGCTGAAATGATTGTTGCAGATGCAGCAGTTAAAAATGCAAAAGATGAAGAAGAAAAACTAGTTCTTCTTGATGATAAGGTCCAAAGAACCGTTGCCCTTTTAATGAATATACATGCACGCTTCTTATTTGAAACAAGTTTTTATGAAGAAAGAAAGCAAGGACCTGTAAATGCAGAACGTCTGAATGAACTGATGCTTGCTGCACAAAAAGAAGCCTATTGTGATGCCTTAGAAGAATATCATCCATTATTCTGGGCCTCTAAGCTTCACTTCTTTATAACTGGTGTACCATTTTATAACTTCCCATATACGTTTGGTTATCTTTTCTCATTAGGTATCTATGCGCAGGCGCTCGAGGAAGGCAAAGGCTATGAAGAAAATTACATTGCTTTGTTAAGAGATACGGCTTCCATGTCTGTTGAAGATTTAGCACAAAAACATCTACATGTAGATCTAACGAAAAAAGACTTTTGGGAAAAAGCCGTTCATATTTGTCTGGATGACATTGATGAATTCCTAAAGTTAACTGAAAAATAA